A stretch of Candidatus Flexicrinis proximus DNA encodes these proteins:
- a CDS encoding helix-turn-helix domain-containing protein — translation MPSDPVVPHASTPFTRVPDAVMLDEHLTPIQFRIYVVIARRADRESASAFPSYETIAKDANISRRSAINGVKALVKAGYLAKRPQESGQGDATSNLYTISGEGSEIFAPRGVPSGKVVQSLHHVSAGIEPQAGVFPPPGRGWPRQCRICTHGSAANAPQVVQKLHHGSANAAPELDSKNKKKSNKTQENRIAREGTCEAGEGTASASAAATTTDSELQALFTDFQENIGALTAMAKQVIGELAAEHSTDQIRMAIQEAVIYEKRSLAYVRRVLHAWKRDGRAAERGIASWADTSIPNVQPIPEETDQSLLTWPPPDLNDDLPAAPDRSDPAVATWDKICQQLPQLGRLVRLVTPVSLVGNVLTVSVSDARTYSVLTNTQCQLVEHVTRSVLGDDVSLYVEMVERRLCRRDGRRCDRLQLPARSLL, via the coding sequence ATGCCATCCGATCCTGTAGTGCCCCACGCCTCAACTCCGTTCACGCGCGTCCCCGACGCTGTGATGCTCGATGAACATCTGACGCCGATTCAGTTTCGCATCTACGTTGTGATCGCCCGCCGCGCCGATCGCGAAAGTGCGTCGGCATTCCCCAGCTATGAGACGATCGCAAAAGACGCCAACATCAGCCGCAGATCGGCGATCAATGGCGTCAAAGCGCTGGTCAAAGCGGGATATCTGGCCAAGCGTCCGCAGGAAAGCGGCCAGGGCGATGCGACCAGCAATCTGTACACGATCTCTGGCGAGGGTAGTGAAATCTTTGCACCACGTGGCGTTCCGAGCGGAAAGGTAGTGCAAAGTTTGCACCACGTCAGCGCAGGAATTGAGCCGCAGGCCGGGGTTTTTCCCCCGCCCGGGCGGGGGTGGCCCCGGCAGTGCAGGATTTGCACCCACGGTAGTGCAGCAAATGCACCACAGGTAGTGCAGAAGTTGCACCACGGTAGTGCAAACGCTGCACCCGAACTAGATTCAAAGAACAAGAAGAAGAGTAATAAGACTCAAGAGAACCGAATCGCGCGCGAGGGCACATGCGAGGCTGGTGAGGGCACTGCTTCTGCCTCCGCCGCTGCCACCACTACCGATTCCGAACTTCAGGCGCTTTTTACCGACTTTCAAGAAAACATCGGTGCACTGACGGCGATGGCGAAACAGGTAATCGGGGAGCTCGCGGCAGAACACAGTACGGACCAGATCCGCATGGCGATCCAGGAGGCCGTGATCTACGAGAAGCGCAGCCTCGCATACGTCCGGCGCGTGCTGCATGCCTGGAAACGCGATGGCCGGGCAGCCGAACGGGGTATCGCATCGTGGGCGGACACATCAATTCCGAATGTGCAGCCGATCCCAGAAGAAACGGACCAATCGCTTCTGACTTGGCCGCCGCCCGATCTGAACGATGATCTTCCTGCAGCACCAGACCGCAGCGACCCCGCGGTTGCCACATGGGATAAGATTTGCCAGCAACTGCCTCAGCTGGGTCGTTTGGTGCGCCTGGTCACGCCGGTCAGCCTCGTCGGCAACGTGCTGACGGTCAGCGTTTCAGACGCGCGAACGTATTCGGTACTGACTAACACGCAGTGTCAACTCGTCGAGCACGTCACGCGAAGCGTATTGGGAGATGATGTTTCGCTGTACGTTGAGATGGTCGAGCGTCGGCTATGTCGGCGAGATGGCCGACGATGCGACCGGCTTCAGTTACCTGCGCGCTCGCTACTATAA
- a CDS encoding tetratricopeptide repeat protein: MNTSQSELVIDLNTLEIHKGGVPIQLTPKERDLLRVLIEHKNQPLSYEFLLQAVWGDVYGIQNNYLYSYMAQLRKKLSVGAESPRYLKTVRGIGYKWVEKTDAETHFESASANKPDHHSLLPASLTSFIGRERELGLLERMLRKPVIRLISITGPGGIGKTRLSLEVTGQLANSQFFAGGIHFIGLETVESAEFVVGAIARTFGIREKIGADVLSSLKSYLRDKHLLLILDNFEHVQSASGQVLDILKSAPSVKILVTSREALNLYGEHNLEVPPLSVASQPDSAGDTDMVHGEAVQLFVERAQAVLPDFAIMGENAAVVQQLCDRLDGLPLAIELAAAQSKRFGPPELLTRLDSHLSVLEDGQNNLPSRHQTLQAAIDWSYQLLEARERKLFVSLSIFSGSFTAEAVASVYASDAQQLARVPKKLASLRNKSLLTSREDHIRSETRYTMLGSFRAYATQLLGRRDKAELGRRHADYYVGLLEQSAQVPTEQRIGWIASELGNFRAALRWALSNSAGEKALRLAVGMYPLWPHLGMLREGKQWLFDALDATKDLGSPLRARALYCAGALADWLGEIQVAQSLYRESLRLYEASGDAAGITGALLVLASALTNQGDFTEGRALSEQALGIARERKYRPDIAQALGNLGMIATYQGEALEAQKHYQEKLSIWQSLEYGQGIAWAYTGLSWVELLQGHCDEAQDLIDKGLALAQQSGDLLGLALAVTCDGWIALYRADVGAAAQKLSNSLALCRELGLANLSVWPIVGLGRIALYLDKLVQARDSFAEAQHLCKALNSPPMTTWVYIAFGKLLRLEGDIETAFDYLDRGLMLSHKSDDKSALVTVLEEFAAYFAAQGQVNLAVQLYGFADQSRATSGLPKSQLERAACDAVMAKLRANRNADWNTNWQTGRSLSWTDVTALIYDRRHGFDRNNDH; the protein is encoded by the coding sequence ATGAATACGAGCCAATCCGAACTTGTAATCGACTTGAATACACTCGAAATCCACAAAGGTGGCGTGCCGATCCAGTTAACGCCTAAGGAACGGGATCTGCTGAGGGTGCTGATTGAGCACAAAAACCAGCCGCTGTCTTACGAATTCCTGCTGCAGGCGGTTTGGGGTGATGTTTATGGGATACAGAACAACTACCTGTATTCCTATATGGCCCAGCTGAGAAAGAAACTAAGTGTCGGCGCGGAGTCTCCGCGATATCTCAAGACGGTGCGGGGAATCGGCTACAAATGGGTTGAAAAAACGGACGCAGAAACTCACTTTGAATCTGCGTCGGCAAACAAGCCGGACCATCACAGTTTACTTCCTGCGTCGCTCACATCATTCATTGGCCGCGAGCGAGAACTCGGTTTGCTGGAGAGGATGCTTCGGAAGCCGGTTATACGCCTGATATCGATTACTGGTCCCGGCGGGATCGGCAAAACGCGGCTCTCGCTTGAGGTCACCGGACAGCTGGCGAACAGTCAGTTCTTCGCCGGTGGCATTCACTTTATTGGACTTGAGACGGTCGAGTCGGCTGAGTTTGTCGTAGGTGCCATTGCGCGCACCTTCGGGATTCGGGAGAAAATCGGCGCAGATGTCCTCTCGTCACTCAAGAGTTACCTGCGCGACAAGCACTTGCTGCTCATTCTCGACAATTTCGAGCACGTCCAATCTGCATCCGGACAGGTGCTTGACATACTCAAGTCAGCGCCAAGCGTGAAAATACTGGTGACGAGCCGTGAGGCGCTGAACCTGTACGGTGAGCACAATCTCGAAGTACCGCCGCTGTCGGTGGCTTCTCAGCCCGATTCTGCCGGTGACACGGACATGGTGCACGGCGAAGCGGTTCAACTCTTTGTTGAGCGTGCCCAGGCCGTACTTCCTGATTTTGCGATCATGGGGGAGAACGCCGCCGTCGTGCAGCAGCTTTGTGACCGGCTCGACGGTCTGCCCCTGGCCATCGAATTGGCAGCCGCCCAGAGCAAACGGTTTGGCCCACCAGAGCTGCTCACCAGGCTTGACAGCCATTTGTCGGTGCTCGAAGACGGTCAGAACAACCTTCCGTCCCGGCATCAAACACTGCAGGCGGCGATCGACTGGAGCTACCAGCTGCTTGAAGCGAGAGAACGCAAACTCTTTGTTTCACTCAGCATCTTTAGCGGTAGCTTTACGGCTGAGGCAGTCGCGTCCGTGTACGCGAGCGATGCCCAGCAACTGGCGCGTGTCCCGAAAAAATTGGCGTCTCTCCGAAACAAGAGTCTGCTCACTTCACGGGAGGATCACATCCGGAGCGAAACACGCTATACGATGTTGGGTTCGTTTCGCGCCTACGCTACTCAGCTGCTTGGCCGGCGCGATAAAGCCGAACTGGGCCGCCGTCACGCCGATTACTATGTCGGGCTGCTGGAACAGTCAGCGCAGGTTCCGACCGAACAGCGCATCGGGTGGATCGCATCAGAACTTGGCAACTTCCGCGCCGCCTTGCGTTGGGCGCTTTCAAACAGTGCCGGTGAGAAGGCACTTCGCCTTGCGGTCGGCATGTATCCACTCTGGCCGCACCTAGGCATGCTGCGTGAGGGGAAGCAGTGGCTCTTCGATGCGCTCGACGCCACAAAGGATCTTGGGAGTCCATTACGCGCCCGCGCCCTCTATTGCGCCGGTGCGCTCGCCGATTGGCTGGGGGAGATTCAGGTCGCTCAGAGCCTATACAGAGAGAGCCTGCGCCTGTACGAAGCGTCCGGGGATGCCGCAGGAATCACCGGCGCACTACTCGTCCTGGCCTCAGCATTAACCAATCAGGGCGATTTCACCGAAGGACGCGCACTTTCTGAACAGGCGTTAGGTATTGCGCGTGAGCGCAAGTACCGGCCAGACATCGCCCAGGCTCTGGGCAATCTGGGTATGATCGCGACTTATCAAGGTGAGGCGCTGGAGGCGCAGAAGCATTATCAGGAGAAGCTGTCTATATGGCAGTCGCTGGAATACGGGCAGGGGATTGCGTGGGCCTATACCGGCCTGAGCTGGGTCGAGCTGCTGCAAGGTCATTGTGATGAGGCACAGGACCTCATAGATAAGGGACTGGCGCTGGCTCAGCAGTCCGGGGATTTGCTGGGTCTGGCGCTGGCGGTCACTTGTGATGGCTGGATCGCGCTATACCGGGCAGACGTCGGTGCAGCGGCGCAGAAGCTGTCGAACAGCCTGGCGTTGTGCCGCGAGCTAGGACTGGCCAACCTGAGCGTCTGGCCGATCGTCGGCCTGGGACGAATCGCGCTCTATCTGGACAAACTGGTGCAGGCGCGCGATTCTTTCGCCGAAGCGCAACACCTGTGTAAAGCACTGAACTCCCCGCCGATGACGACCTGGGTCTACATTGCCTTTGGAAAACTGCTTCGGCTGGAAGGTGACATCGAGACCGCATTCGACTACCTCGACCGCGGGCTGATGCTAAGCCACAAGAGCGACGACAAAAGCGCGCTGGTGACGGTGCTGGAGGAATTCGCTGCTTACTTTGCAGCGCAGGGACAGGTGAATCTGGCCGTGCAGCTTTACGGGTTTGCCGACCAATCGCGCGCTACCAGCGGCCTGCCGAAGTCTCAGCTCGAACGTGCGGCGTGCGATGCAGTGATGGCGAAGCTGCGAGCGAACAGGAACGCAGACTGGAACACCAATTGGCAAACCGGACGGTCGCTGAGCTGGACCGATGTTACCGCCCTGATCTATGACCGGCGGCATGGTTTCGACCGAAATAACGACCATTAA
- a CDS encoding recombinase family protein produces the protein MYLRTSSEEAQNPENSQRRQRHTIQTSLFSRSTMPVFNEYIDNLSGRYANNRPGFQLMLEHARGGHFSRVAVENAERFGRNDTEALTAIDALHELGIAVRFADYPDLDPIDPDDRILVSLSFTLARRESIKLGQRVTGGLHAKLRSGGFVGKAPDGYINCEEKAEQIDKAHAGRYKRWIEPDPERFAIWRTAWDLLLTDQYTLSEICEALHARGHRFRSGRPFVMVSASGNRKDAANGLSRVLNNWFYAGWVVSEKAGIAPKTIQGLWKPLVTTEEFERGWQF, from the coding sequence GTGTATCTCCGCACCAGCAGTGAAGAAGCACAGAATCCTGAGAACTCTCAGCGGCGGCAGCGGCATACGATCCAGACATCGCTGTTCAGCCGGTCAACGATGCCGGTATTCAACGAGTACATCGACAATCTGAGCGGCCGATACGCCAACAACCGGCCGGGCTTTCAATTAATGCTTGAGCATGCCCGAGGCGGCCACTTTTCGCGTGTTGCGGTGGAGAACGCAGAACGGTTCGGCCGTAACGACACGGAAGCGCTCACCGCCATTGACGCGCTGCACGAGCTGGGCATCGCTGTGCGATTTGCGGATTATCCCGACCTTGATCCAATCGATCCGGACGACCGGATCCTCGTCAGCCTGTCATTCACACTCGCCCGGCGTGAATCGATCAAGTTGGGGCAGCGTGTGACGGGTGGACTCCATGCCAAGCTGCGGTCTGGCGGATTTGTCGGCAAAGCGCCCGACGGCTACATCAACTGCGAGGAGAAGGCGGAGCAAATCGATAAGGCTCACGCGGGTCGCTACAAGCGCTGGATCGAGCCGGATCCCGAACGGTTTGCAATCTGGCGTACTGCCTGGGACTTACTCTTGACGGATCAGTACACGCTGTCGGAAATCTGCGAGGCACTGCACGCGCGCGGTCACCGTTTTCGGAGTGGACGTCCCTTTGTGATGGTCAGTGCCAGCGGAAACCGCAAAGACGCGGCCAATGGTCTATCGCGTGTGCTCAACAACTGGTTCTACGCGGGATGGGTGGTCAGCGAGAAGGCCGGTATCGCCCCCAAGACGATACAGGGATTATGGAAACCGCTGGTCACAACCGAGGAATTCGAACGGGGCTGGCAATTCTGA
- a CDS encoding response regulator transcription factor — translation MRTIKLVFVSANALTRGGIQQIMAKSEPSIEVVCTVADFPAAHQYLDDNPVDVVLIDEALPLYTNLLSEVRTLCFEHFGVAVVLILQRPTVSLVMRFLHVHGVRGILQKNDDLECNLAQAIVLGKQRSIYLSPGISQLIDSQRPLPTGIAQRDIDVLKLLADGLDTKEIAFHIGVRSHTIYRILQSLRVLFNVQTNTHLISIAHQSKLLDAQRVE, via the coding sequence ATGCGAACGATCAAACTGGTTTTTGTTTCCGCCAATGCGCTTACACGCGGCGGTATCCAGCAGATTATGGCCAAGTCCGAGCCGTCGATTGAAGTCGTCTGCACAGTGGCGGACTTTCCGGCCGCTCATCAGTATCTCGACGATAATCCGGTCGATGTCGTCCTGATTGATGAGGCGCTGCCCCTCTACACTAATCTGTTGTCTGAGGTGAGGACGCTCTGTTTCGAACACTTCGGGGTGGCCGTAGTCCTAATACTGCAGCGGCCGACTGTGAGCCTTGTGATGCGGTTCCTGCATGTGCACGGCGTTCGCGGTATCCTTCAGAAGAACGACGACTTGGAATGCAATCTCGCCCAGGCGATTGTCCTGGGCAAGCAGCGCAGCATCTACCTCTCACCGGGGATTTCACAACTCATCGATTCGCAGCGACCCCTGCCGACCGGAATCGCTCAACGCGACATTGATGTGCTCAAGCTGCTGGCCGATGGCCTAGATACGAAAGAAATCGCCTTTCATATTGGAGTCAGAAGCCACACCATCTATCGAATTCTCCAGTCGCTGCGTGTGCTGTTCAACGTGCAGACCAATACGCATCTCATCAGCATCGCGCATCAGAGCAAGCTGCTGGATGCGCAAAGGGTGGAGTAA
- a CDS encoding helix-turn-helix domain-containing protein — MEAEIYKQIGQRIKTAREQLGLSQADLSQRLDYNSPATISHFNLAYEKSASKIYFGLHMFFTSLLNIFTQRKAID, encoded by the coding sequence ATGGAAGCAGAAATTTATAAACAGATAGGTCAGAGAATAAAAACTGCTCGCGAACAACTTGGTTTATCTCAGGCCGATCTGTCGCAGCGTCTTGACTATAATTCGCCCGCGACTATTTCTCACTTCAATCTGGCTTACGAAAAGTCAGCATCGAAGATTTATTTCGGATTGCACATGTTCTTCACGTCCCTGTTGAATATTTTTACCCAACGGAAAGCGATAGACTGA
- a CDS encoding SH3 domain-containing protein yields MRRHVLLALIVMIATFSLLVAQDGPLRIGGTARVYVEDEGLGLLSGPGLRNKPIATLPVGTVVEIIGGPAEGSGYVWWNVRTLDGREGWSVEGADGLVTLIPIAEPQGVEVISELTTRDAWAVSDIVWSPDNTRVAINTSDYFVHLADVETGEIYATVSLADQEEEQGIFWSVYPQIFWSADGQFARLIEPNHEDLSVVLDASSGEILASVDVESVEWLRRPERVSYQVFVTGNGTTTNASDLLIAFEAGTLLGGETAMLITPGGIAYEMGDGSGGLLWQEGSNSAVIWNNPYGSGDGLAEVWDLTTFTLRARVRHYSQNSVAGGSFPDPAFLSHDGSKLAGVVSSDPSVDPFVGYTITFYEIIGLGEDTPPATESSIDFPPIATSDNTVGSLLKPFERTGGQIPGGEQKVLKFTVQAGYTARLVDSDLYDLCHTLDGPDGLLLDASEGSLISGLNLPISGTYTLTLVNQSNVGTSYNLFLFVTREDSGDGLRVGDYAEVYSDDEGLNLRNRPGTNRRIREVMWEGMFVEIIGGPESNEGYVWWNVRTPSGQEGWAVESTGTIQTLIPIDSGMTALGEPIPVCG; encoded by the coding sequence ATGCGACGTCATGTGTTACTGGCTCTCATTGTTATGATCGCCACATTTTCCTTGCTAGTGGCGCAAGATGGACCACTTCGCATTGGCGGTACTGCACGCGTCTACGTCGAGGACGAAGGGTTAGGCTTGTTGTCTGGCCCCGGCCTTCGAAATAAACCTATTGCGACTCTACCCGTCGGCACCGTAGTTGAGATTATTGGCGGTCCAGCTGAGGGAAGCGGTTATGTATGGTGGAATGTTCGCACACTCGACGGCCGCGAGGGCTGGTCAGTCGAAGGCGCCGATGGCTTAGTGACGCTCATCCCCATTGCCGAGCCCCAAGGCGTCGAGGTCATATCGGAATTGACTACCAGGGATGCTTGGGCTGTCAGCGACATCGTATGGAGCCCAGACAATACCCGTGTCGCGATCAACACGAGTGATTATTTTGTTCATCTGGCTGACGTGGAGACGGGCGAAATCTACGCCACCGTTTCACTTGCCGACCAAGAGGAGGAGCAAGGCATCTTCTGGAGTGTTTATCCACAGATCTTTTGGAGCGCCGACGGTCAATTCGCCAGACTCATCGAACCTAATCACGAGGATTTGTCCGTCGTGCTTGATGCCTCGTCCGGTGAAATCCTTGCCAGCGTGGATGTTGAGTCCGTCGAGTGGCTACGGCGGCCCGAGCGTGTCTCATATCAGGTCTTCGTCACTGGCAATGGAACTACCACTAACGCTTCAGACCTGCTGATCGCGTTTGAGGCTGGAACCTTGCTCGGTGGTGAGACCGCAATGTTGATCACTCCGGGCGGTATCGCTTATGAGATGGGCGATGGTAGCGGCGGGTTACTCTGGCAAGAAGGCAGCAACTCCGCTGTAATTTGGAATAATCCGTACGGTTCAGGTGATGGTTTAGCAGAAGTATGGGATCTGACGACCTTTACACTACGTGCACGAGTTCGTCATTACTCGCAAAATAGTGTCGCAGGTGGATCTTTCCCGGACCCGGCCTTCCTAAGCCACGATGGAAGTAAACTGGCAGGCGTTGTCAGCAGCGACCCTTCCGTTGACCCATTTGTGGGGTATACGATCACGTTTTATGAAATCATTGGACTTGGTGAAGATACCCCGCCTGCAACCGAAAGCAGCATTGACTTCCCTCCCATTGCGACTTCGGACAACACCGTGGGATCGTTGCTCAAGCCTTTTGAGCGCACTGGGGGTCAGATCCCCGGAGGTGAGCAGAAGGTCCTAAAGTTCACCGTACAGGCAGGTTACACTGCTCGACTGGTCGACAGCGATTTATACGATCTGTGCCATACACTTGATGGGCCGGATGGATTGCTGCTCGATGCAAGTGAAGGCTCGCTGATTAGTGGGCTGAACCTGCCGATCAGCGGCACCTACACGCTGACACTGGTCAACCAGTCCAATGTTGGTACTTCGTACAATTTATTCCTGTTTGTCACGCGCGAAGATTCCGGCGACGGCCTGCGCGTCGGCGATTACGCCGAAGTGTACAGCGATGACGAAGGCCTCAATCTACGCAATCGTCCCGGGACGAACCGCCGAATTCGGGAAGTGATGTGGGAAGGCATGTTTGTCGAGATTATCGGCGGCCCGGAATCCAACGAAGGATATGTATGGTGGAATGTGCGTACGCCTAGCGGTCAGGAGGGCTGGGCGGTTGAGAGCACAGGCACTATACAGACATTAATTCCGATCGACAGTGGGATGACGGCGCTCGGTGAACCTATTCCGGTATGCGGCTAG
- a CDS encoding ImmA/IrrE family metallo-endopeptidase, giving the protein MRNEVGAFLIFAQNHCQKPNSITSISNDMSPWQAAAEVLRITQVNYPPVSPEAVADKLNIPVFEWTLPDEISGLFVSHEDGVCIGVNQSHPKVRQRFTVAHELGHFVYSSGQDIFVDFTDSSSIDLHNDQKRSAEKKANIFAADLLMPKISLKKDFEKLGLEALTLLAQRYQVSEQALWFRLINLKLVQDV; this is encoded by the coding sequence ATGCGAAACGAAGTTGGCGCTTTCCTTATTTTCGCTCAAAACCATTGCCAGAAACCTAATTCAATAACTTCAATCTCTAACGACATGAGTCCTTGGCAAGCTGCTGCAGAGGTATTGAGGATTACTCAAGTAAATTATCCTCCTGTATCACCTGAAGCCGTTGCCGATAAACTAAATATTCCCGTGTTTGAATGGACATTACCGGACGAAATTTCGGGATTGTTCGTATCGCATGAAGATGGTGTGTGTATCGGTGTCAACCAGAGTCACCCCAAGGTTCGACAAAGATTCACGGTAGCTCATGAGTTGGGCCACTTTGTGTATTCGAGTGGGCAAGACATTTTCGTTGATTTTACCGATAGTAGTTCAATTGATTTGCATAACGACCAAAAACGCTCCGCAGAAAAGAAGGCCAATATATTTGCAGCAGATCTACTGATGCCAAAAATCTCTCTTAAGAAGGATTTTGAAAAGCTTGGTCTGGAGGCGTTGACATTACTTGCGCAACGCTACCAAGTCAGTGAGCAAGCTCTATGGTTCCGGCTGATCAATCTGAAATTGGTTCAGGATGTTTAG